The following coding sequences lie in one Alloacidobacterium dinghuense genomic window:
- a CDS encoding NADP-dependent isocitrate dehydrogenase — protein MQTTYNGKSLPADGEPIKYADGKYQVPDHPIVPFIEGDGTGRDIWRASQRVFDAAVEKAYGGKRSVKWFEVYAGEKAFREFKTWLPDDTVNAARDLRVSIKGPLTTPVGGGIRSLNVALRQILDLYSCVRPVKYYQGVPSPVKYPEKLDVVIFRENTEDVYAGIEFKEGTPEAAKLISFLNDDMLKGGKKKVRTDSGVGIKPISITGTKRLVRYAIKYAIENKRKSVTLVHKGNIQKFTEGAFREWGYEVAVDEFRDAVVTERESWILGNQEANPKLTVEENAALIEPGLEFGSEDFRKELFAEVKGVLDSIGKSHGNGQWKKKVLINDRIADSIFQQIIIRPDEYSVLACPNLNGDYISDACAAQVGGLGIAPGANIGDGYAVFEATHGTAPKYADKDVINPGSVMLSGVMLFEFLGWHEAARLVESSMEKTIQQKHVTYDFERQMQGATKVKTSEFATRMIENM, from the coding sequence ATGCAGACGACGTATAACGGAAAATCCTTGCCTGCCGATGGCGAGCCGATCAAGTATGCAGACGGAAAGTATCAGGTTCCGGATCACCCGATTGTTCCTTTTATTGAAGGCGACGGCACGGGGCGCGATATTTGGCGCGCGTCGCAGCGTGTGTTTGATGCTGCGGTGGAGAAAGCTTACGGCGGCAAGCGCTCGGTGAAGTGGTTTGAGGTGTATGCGGGCGAGAAGGCGTTCCGCGAGTTCAAGACGTGGCTTCCGGATGACACGGTGAATGCGGCGCGCGATCTGCGCGTGTCGATCAAGGGGCCGCTGACGACTCCGGTGGGTGGAGGGATTCGGTCGTTGAATGTGGCGCTGCGGCAGATTCTCGATCTGTATTCGTGCGTGCGGCCGGTGAAGTATTACCAGGGTGTGCCGAGTCCGGTGAAGTATCCGGAGAAGCTGGATGTGGTGATCTTCCGCGAGAACACGGAGGACGTGTATGCGGGCATCGAGTTCAAAGAGGGAACTCCTGAAGCTGCGAAGCTGATTAGTTTTCTGAACGACGACATGCTGAAAGGCGGCAAGAAGAAGGTGCGCACGGATTCGGGCGTCGGCATCAAGCCGATCTCGATTACCGGGACGAAGCGGCTGGTACGGTACGCAATCAAGTATGCGATTGAAAACAAGCGCAAGTCGGTGACGCTGGTTCACAAGGGCAACATTCAGAAGTTCACCGAAGGCGCGTTTCGCGAGTGGGGTTATGAAGTTGCTGTCGATGAGTTCCGCGATGCGGTAGTGACGGAGCGCGAGAGCTGGATTCTGGGAAATCAGGAAGCGAATCCGAAGCTGACGGTCGAGGAAAATGCCGCGTTGATTGAGCCCGGCCTGGAGTTTGGCTCGGAGGATTTCCGCAAGGAACTGTTTGCGGAAGTGAAGGGCGTGCTGGATTCGATTGGTAAGTCGCATGGCAACGGTCAGTGGAAGAAGAAGGTGCTGATCAATGACCGCATTGCCGATTCGATTTTCCAGCAGATAATTATCCGTCCGGATGAATACAGTGTGCTCGCTTGCCCGAATCTGAATGGTGACTACATCTCTGACGCCTGCGCGGCGCAGGTTGGCGGGCTGGGGATTGCTCCGGGCGCCAATATCGGCGACGGGTATGCGGTGTTCGAAGCGACGCATGGAACGGCTCCAAAGTATGCGGACAAGGATGTGATCAACCCTGGATCGGTAATGCTTTCGGGCGTGATGCTCTTTGAGTTTCTTGGTTGGCATGAGGCGGCCAGGCTGGTTGAGTCGTCTATGGAGAAGACGATTCAGCAGAAGCATGTGACCTATGACTTTGAGCGCCAGATGCAAGGCGCGACCAAGGTGAAGACGAGCGAGTTTGCTACGCGGATGATCGAGAACATGTAG
- a CDS encoding helix-turn-helix domain-containing protein, with amino-acid sequence MKAAVARSEVREVMDIRQAAEYLGISPDTLYKYASESFIPAFKLGNRWRFKKSRLDDWMDQQSGGAPQAAVAKEVKPRQRKPVRAAR; translated from the coding sequence ATGAAAGCAGCAGTTGCGCGCAGTGAGGTTCGAGAAGTAATGGATATTCGGCAGGCAGCCGAATATCTGGGAATCAGCCCGGATACGCTGTACAAATATGCGTCGGAGAGCTTTATTCCCGCATTCAAGCTGGGGAACCGCTGGCGGTTCAAGAAGTCACGGCTGGACGACTGGATGGATCAGCAATCAGGCGGCGCTCCGCAGGCTGCGGTAGCCAAGGAAGTGAAGCCGCGGCAGCGGAAACCGGTCCGGGCGGCGCGGTAA
- a CDS encoding YtxH domain-containing protein, which translates to MNATKFWAVFTIGVAAGAAVALLYAPQTGEKTRRQVRRKLEDASDYVRDTADTIGDRASKAYKAGRGAVEDAVETAGNVYDAAAKRVQSIV; encoded by the coding sequence ATGAATGCAACGAAATTCTGGGCTGTTTTTACGATTGGAGTGGCAGCGGGAGCTGCGGTTGCCCTGTTATATGCGCCGCAAACAGGTGAGAAGACGCGGCGGCAGGTTCGGCGGAAGCTGGAAGACGCCTCAGACTATGTGAGAGACACTGCGGATACGATTGGTGATCGGGCCAGCAAGGCGTACAAGGCTGGCAGGGGCGCTGTAGAGGACGCGGTGGAGACTGCCGGGAATGTCTATGATGCGGCTGCAAAGCGCGTCCAGTCGATTGTGTAG
- a CDS encoding SCO family protein produces the protein MPVWSGLAQMAWCNPRAAVFCVVLWICSRIVRTAQTKLRVLSQSEEAIHQTSHSVSYRVNLRGKLLTIVLALSTPFSIAQQYSADKPLGASAQSTPSYLKNAGIDQNLNHALPLNHHFHDESNNDVALGSYFGHRPAVMALVYFKCGMLCPQVLHGMASALKQAGLQPGDDYDVIVASIDPSDTPADATKAKQHFLMMLDNPDAASSVHFLTGEQSSITDLAQATGFHYVRVPGPDGKMDQFAHSSVIMIATPDGRMSKYLSGVDYQPRDVRLALVEASDHKIGSLTDLVILYCCNYTPSQGRYTVAIMRVLGLAAMGSVFMLIVVFYLLGKKPRPAV, from the coding sequence ATGCCTGTTTGGAGCGGGCTGGCGCAGATGGCTTGGTGTAACCCTCGGGCTGCTGTCTTTTGTGTTGTGCTGTGGATATGCAGCCGGATTGTAAGAACGGCACAAACCAAATTAAGAGTTTTATCTCAGAGTGAGGAAGCAATACATCAAACCAGCCACAGCGTATCCTATAGAGTGAACCTGCGCGGCAAACTCCTGACCATCGTCCTCGCCCTTAGCACGCCATTCTCAATCGCCCAGCAATATTCCGCCGACAAGCCCCTCGGAGCCTCCGCACAATCTACACCCTCGTACCTTAAAAACGCAGGCATCGACCAGAACCTCAACCACGCACTCCCGCTCAATCACCACTTCCACGACGAGAGTAACAACGACGTCGCCCTCGGCAGCTACTTCGGCCACCGTCCTGCCGTCATGGCCCTCGTCTACTTCAAGTGCGGAATGCTCTGCCCGCAAGTTCTCCACGGCATGGCCTCAGCCCTCAAGCAAGCTGGCCTGCAACCCGGCGACGACTACGACGTCATCGTCGCCAGCATCGATCCAAGTGACACACCCGCCGACGCCACCAAAGCCAAACAGCATTTCCTCATGATGCTCGACAATCCCGACGCCGCCTCCAGCGTGCACTTTCTCACCGGCGAGCAATCCTCCATCACCGACCTCGCCCAGGCCACCGGCTTCCACTACGTTCGCGTCCCCGGCCCCGACGGCAAAATGGACCAGTTCGCCCACTCCAGCGTCATCATGATCGCCACCCCCGACGGCCGCATGTCCAAGTACCTCTCCGGCGTCGATTACCAGCCGCGCGACGTGCGCCTCGCCCTCGTCGAAGCCAGCGACCACAAAATCGGCTCCCTCACCGACCTCGTCATCCTCTACTGCTGCAACTACACTCCCAGCCAGGGCCGATACACCGTCGCCATCATGCGCGTCCTCGGACTCGCCGCGATGGGCTCCGTCTTCATGCTCATCGTTGTCTTCTACCTGCTTGGTAAGAAACCAAGACCAGCCGTATGA
- a CDS encoding Gfo/Idh/MocA family protein: MRLLKILPALLLSMLPTLSFAQQQPLRVAIYGLEHGHIAGFLHQFPQQQDVELVGIVEADKALANRYQQEFHLDSSLFYNTLDEVVTAKHPQALLVYTPVGDHRKVIEMAAQHNLSVMVEKPLTISLDDALAIRRAARAHNIHVLVNYETTWYSSNKAVHDLISQDKFGDVRKVVVHDGHEGPKEINVQPEFLKWLTDPAKNPGALYDFGCYGADLMTWWMQGKAPISVTAVAQTDKPDIYPNVNDDATIILQYPGAQAVLMPSWNWTFSRKDSEIYGNKGYAITVGLTKLRVRYVGEKQESEVTPDPLQPPEDTSLHYLAAVMSGSLKPDGDQASLDTNVIVMQILDAARESVRTGRTVKLKPLPAN; this comes from the coding sequence ATGCGCTTGCTTAAAATTCTGCCCGCCCTCTTGCTGAGCATGCTTCCCACGCTCAGCTTCGCGCAGCAACAACCACTCCGCGTAGCCATCTACGGACTCGAACACGGACACATCGCCGGTTTCCTCCACCAGTTTCCGCAGCAGCAGGACGTTGAACTGGTCGGCATCGTAGAAGCCGACAAAGCCCTTGCCAACCGTTACCAGCAAGAGTTCCACCTCGACTCCAGCCTCTTCTACAACACACTCGATGAAGTCGTAACCGCAAAGCACCCGCAGGCCCTGCTCGTCTACACCCCAGTCGGCGATCATCGCAAGGTCATCGAAATGGCAGCGCAGCACAACCTCAGCGTTATGGTCGAAAAGCCTCTGACCATCTCACTCGACGACGCTCTCGCCATCCGCCGCGCCGCCCGCGCCCATAACATTCATGTACTCGTTAATTACGAGACCACTTGGTACTCCAGCAATAAAGCCGTCCACGACCTCATCAGCCAAGACAAGTTCGGAGACGTCCGCAAAGTCGTCGTCCACGACGGGCACGAAGGCCCAAAGGAAATCAACGTCCAGCCTGAATTCCTGAAGTGGCTAACCGACCCAGCCAAAAACCCAGGAGCGCTCTACGATTTCGGCTGCTACGGAGCCGATCTCATGACATGGTGGATGCAAGGCAAAGCGCCCATCAGCGTTACAGCGGTCGCACAAACCGACAAGCCTGACATCTACCCCAACGTAAATGACGACGCTACCATTATCCTGCAGTACCCCGGCGCACAAGCCGTTCTCATGCCCTCATGGAACTGGACCTTCTCGCGCAAAGACTCCGAGATTTACGGCAATAAGGGCTACGCCATCACTGTGGGCCTGACTAAGCTGCGCGTTCGTTATGTAGGAGAAAAGCAGGAAAGCGAAGTCACACCCGACCCGCTCCAACCGCCAGAGGATACTTCCCTGCACTACCTGGCAGCCGTAATGAGCGGTTCACTCAAGCCAGACGGTGACCAAGCATCGCTCGACACCAACGTGATCGTCATGCAGATCCTCGACGCAGCCCGTGAATCCGTCCGCACTGGGCGCACCGTCAAACTCAAACCATTACCGGCTAACTAA
- a CDS encoding NAD(P)/FAD-dependent oxidoreductase gives MSDQKTAVIIGAGPAGLTAALEFLRRSNIRPIVLEATNEIGGISRTVRYKGNRMDIGGHRFFSKSDRVMQWWIDLMPPEDTAAEISYQGKKRVVTVPAHLQEEPPLRGLGPLTHEAETEDSDEEEISPDEVVAVVVAPPPENEDLVMLVRPRKSRIYFLRSFFDYPISLSAQTIRQLGAWRMFKIGIGYIRAKLFPRKQENTLEDFLINRFGTELYLTFFKSYTEKVWGVPCDHISAAWGAQRIKGLSLRTAITHFLKKTFGRKKSSDIAQKEMETSLIEKFLYPKYGPGQLWEHVADLVTEKGGSVEMSWYVNKLHIEGNRIATVEAVNPAGERRTIEADYVFSTMPVRDLIRSLDVPVPDTIRAISDGLIYRDFLTVGLLVNRLSVTEPDSSPLKDTWIYIQEPDVQLGRLQIFNNWSPYLVADPSKVWIGLEYFCYETDDLWRMPDDEIKKFAIAEVEKIGILKASDVLDAHVVRVPKTYPAYFGTYDKFDEIIQYMDRFENLFLVGRNGMHKYNNQDHSMLTAMTAVDNILAGNMDKGVLWKINTEQEYHEEK, from the coding sequence ATGAGCGATCAGAAAACCGCCGTCATTATCGGAGCCGGGCCCGCCGGCCTCACTGCCGCGCTGGAATTCCTGCGCCGCTCCAACATTCGCCCCATTGTCCTTGAAGCTACCAACGAAATCGGCGGCATCTCCCGCACCGTGCGCTACAAAGGCAATCGCATGGACATCGGCGGTCACCGCTTCTTCTCGAAGTCTGATCGCGTCATGCAGTGGTGGATCGATCTGATGCCCCCCGAAGACACTGCCGCGGAAATCAGTTATCAGGGCAAGAAGCGCGTCGTGACCGTGCCTGCACATCTGCAGGAAGAGCCACCTCTGCGCGGCCTTGGTCCATTGACGCATGAGGCAGAAACGGAAGACTCTGACGAAGAAGAGATCAGTCCCGACGAGGTTGTCGCAGTCGTCGTCGCTCCGCCACCGGAGAACGAAGATCTCGTCATGCTGGTGCGTCCGCGCAAAAGCCGCATCTATTTTTTGCGTAGCTTCTTCGATTACCCCATCAGCCTCAGCGCGCAAACGATACGCCAGCTCGGGGCGTGGCGCATGTTCAAGATCGGCATCGGCTACATCCGAGCAAAGCTCTTTCCTCGCAAGCAGGAAAACACCCTCGAAGATTTCCTCATCAACCGCTTCGGCACCGAGCTTTACCTCACCTTCTTCAAGTCCTATACAGAAAAAGTCTGGGGAGTTCCCTGCGACCACATCAGCGCCGCCTGGGGAGCGCAGCGCATCAAGGGCCTGTCCCTGCGCACGGCCATCACGCATTTCCTGAAGAAGACCTTCGGCCGCAAGAAGTCTTCCGACATCGCGCAAAAAGAGATGGAAACCTCTCTCATCGAAAAGTTTCTCTATCCGAAATATGGCCCCGGCCAGCTCTGGGAACATGTAGCTGATCTGGTTACAGAAAAAGGCGGCAGCGTAGAAATGAGCTGGTACGTCAACAAGCTGCACATCGAAGGCAACCGCATCGCGACAGTCGAAGCCGTCAACCCTGCCGGCGAAAGGCGCACCATCGAGGCCGACTATGTTTTCTCCACCATGCCGGTGCGCGATCTCATCCGCAGCCTCGATGTTCCCGTTCCCGATACGATCCGCGCCATCAGCGACGGCCTCATCTACCGCGACTTCCTGACCGTTGGCCTGCTCGTCAACAGGCTCTCCGTTACCGAACCCGATAGTTCTCCACTTAAGGACACATGGATCTACATTCAAGAGCCCGACGTTCAATTAGGCCGCCTGCAGATCTTCAATAACTGGAGTCCCTACCTCGTCGCCGACCCCAGCAAAGTCTGGATCGGCCTCGAATACTTCTGCTATGAAACCGACGACCTCTGGCGTATGCCCGACGACGAGATCAAGAAATTTGCCATCGCCGAAGTCGAAAAGATCGGCATCCTCAAAGCCTCCGACGTCCTCGACGCGCACGTCGTCCGCGTCCCGAAAACCTACCCCGCCTACTTCGGAACCTACGACAAGTTCGACGAGATCATCCAGTACATGGACCGCTTCGAAAACCTCTTCCTCGTAGGCCGCAACGGCATGCACAAATACAACAACCAAGACCACTCGATGCTCACCGCCATGACCGCCGTCGACAACATCCTCGCCGGCAACATGGACAAAGGCGTCCTATGGAAAATCAACACCGAGCAGGAATACCACGAGGAAAAATAA
- a CDS encoding DUF6624 domain-containing protein: MNEALRAELIRMKDYDLEVRQRLLDEGKLGGFYVPEMEAVHRQNSARLREIIAEHGWPHEEIAGEDGAKAAWLIAQHAIGEPDFQRQSLQYLQRYAAEGKLPAWQAAYIEDRIAIQEGRPQRYGTQWIDDIRDGLTRPLPLEDPERVNELRASVGLGPLHPIPPPGPDLPEEMQKQEQANRDAWEAWFVRVGWRKG, from the coding sequence ATGAACGAAGCCCTTCGTGCCGAATTGATCCGCATGAAGGACTACGACCTCGAGGTACGACAGCGCCTCCTCGACGAAGGAAAACTAGGTGGGTTCTACGTCCCGGAAATGGAAGCCGTCCACCGCCAAAATTCTGCACGCCTCCGCGAAATCATCGCCGAACACGGCTGGCCCCACGAAGAAATCGCCGGAGAAGACGGAGCCAAGGCCGCATGGCTCATCGCTCAGCATGCCATCGGAGAGCCCGACTTCCAACGCCAGTCCCTCCAATATCTCCAGCGCTACGCCGCCGAAGGAAAACTCCCTGCGTGGCAGGCCGCATACATCGAAGACCGCATCGCCATACAGGAAGGCCGCCCGCAACGCTACGGAACACAATGGATCGACGACATCCGCGACGGCCTCACGCGCCCACTCCCGCTCGAAGACCCCGAACGTGTCAACGAACTCCGAGCCTCCGTCGGCCTAGGCCCATTGCACCCAATCCCGCCACCCGGCCCCGACTTGCCCGAAGAAATGCAGAAGCAGGAGCAAGCCAATCGTGATGCCTGGGAAGCATGGTTCGTAAGAGTAGGCTGGCGAAAGGGCTAA
- a CDS encoding AMP-dependent synthetase/ligase: protein MLQLKTLNDSFFLVATNSQPRCVMYIDAAGKWQSFSGMQVYQRVRAFAAALSSWGIKKGDRVAILGENRWEWAVTDFAALAIGAVDVPIYPTLTAEQVGALLADSGTRVAVVSSRQQYDKVASLRSKTAIEKIVVMDDEGVADAVLMSSLLKDADSKGSERDAAFDRAAYDVAPDDLATLIYTSGTTGEPKGVMLTHGNIASNLNYSLAGFKISQTDSCISFLPLSHITARHLDYAIYTRQATVAYCPSFERLPGALKEIRPTVLVAVPRVYEKVRQEAERQASLSGAKKRIFGWAVKTGQKHREEILRGETPSSPGWKIANKLVFTKIQSGFGGRVRYYIAGGAPLGMDTAGWFAGVGIRILEGYGLTETSPVLAINTMTAYRMGSVGKPLPNVECRIADDGELLVRGPNIFKGYWHKPDETAAAFDAEHWFRTGDIGRIDEDGFLYITDRKKELLKTSGGKLIAPQPIENKLKASMFVSEVAVVGDKYKFLSALISPNFKALEEWAKQQGISAPTRRELVTDPAVVAKYQAIVDEVNSGLAQFETIKRFKLVPEEWSLGGGELTPSLKLKRRVVNQKYAAEIAAFYPDEVRA, encoded by the coding sequence ATGCTTCAGCTCAAAACGCTCAACGACAGTTTCTTTCTCGTGGCGACAAACTCGCAGCCTCGATGCGTGATGTACATCGACGCGGCAGGCAAGTGGCAGTCATTTTCCGGGATGCAGGTGTATCAGCGCGTGCGAGCGTTTGCCGCAGCCCTGTCGAGTTGGGGGATCAAGAAAGGCGACCGCGTAGCCATTCTCGGAGAGAACCGCTGGGAGTGGGCTGTTACCGATTTTGCTGCGCTAGCGATCGGCGCGGTCGATGTTCCGATTTATCCCACGTTAACGGCTGAGCAAGTGGGCGCGCTGCTTGCCGACTCGGGTACGCGTGTTGCTGTGGTGTCATCGCGGCAGCAGTACGACAAGGTAGCTTCGCTGCGGAGCAAGACAGCGATCGAAAAGATTGTCGTGATGGATGATGAAGGCGTTGCAGACGCGGTTCTGATGTCCTCGCTGCTGAAAGATGCGGACAGCAAAGGCTCGGAACGCGATGCGGCTTTTGATCGCGCGGCTTATGACGTGGCTCCGGATGACCTGGCAACGCTGATCTACACGTCGGGCACGACGGGCGAGCCGAAGGGCGTGATGCTGACGCATGGGAATATTGCGTCGAATCTGAATTATTCGCTGGCTGGTTTCAAGATTTCTCAGACGGATTCGTGCATTTCGTTTCTGCCGCTCTCGCACATTACGGCACGGCATCTGGATTATGCGATCTATACGCGTCAGGCTACGGTGGCGTATTGCCCGAGTTTCGAGCGACTGCCGGGTGCTTTGAAGGAGATTCGGCCCACCGTTCTGGTAGCGGTCCCGCGCGTATATGAGAAGGTTCGGCAGGAGGCGGAGCGGCAGGCTTCGCTTTCCGGTGCTAAGAAGCGCATCTTTGGCTGGGCAGTGAAGACGGGGCAGAAGCATCGCGAGGAGATTCTGCGTGGAGAGACGCCTTCGTCGCCGGGCTGGAAGATTGCGAACAAGCTGGTCTTCACCAAGATTCAGAGCGGCTTCGGTGGGCGCGTACGTTATTACATTGCTGGCGGCGCTCCGCTGGGGATGGACACGGCGGGATGGTTTGCAGGTGTTGGAATTCGGATTCTTGAGGGCTACGGGTTGACGGAGACTTCGCCGGTGCTGGCGATTAACACAATGACGGCGTACCGGATGGGGTCTGTCGGCAAGCCGTTGCCAAATGTGGAGTGCCGCATTGCGGACGATGGCGAGTTGCTGGTGCGTGGTCCGAACATCTTCAAGGGCTACTGGCACAAACCCGACGAGACAGCGGCGGCGTTCGATGCCGAGCACTGGTTCCGCACGGGTGACATCGGGCGCATTGACGAGGACGGTTTTCTCTATATCACTGACCGCAAAAAGGAACTGCTGAAGACTTCGGGCGGGAAGCTCATTGCTCCGCAGCCGATTGAGAACAAGCTAAAGGCTTCAATGTTTGTAAGCGAGGTGGCGGTGGTTGGTGACAAGTACAAATTTCTGAGCGCGTTAATCTCCCCGAACTTCAAGGCCCTAGAGGAATGGGCGAAGCAGCAGGGAATCAGTGCGCCCACGCGGCGGGAGCTGGTGACTGATCCTGCGGTGGTGGCGAAGTATCAGGCGATTGTCGATGAGGTGAACAGCGGGCTCGCGCAGTTTGAGACGATCAAGCGGTTTAAGCTGGTGCCCGAGGAGTGGTCGCTTGGTGGCGGAGAGCTGACGCCGAGTCTCAAGCTGAAGCGGCGAGTGGTGAATCAGAAGTATGCAGCAGAGATTGCGGCGTTTTATCCGGATGAGGTGCGGGCATAG
- a CDS encoding 6-phosphofructokinase produces the protein MRVGLLTGGGDCPGLNAVIHAVVKKGILHYGDEFVGFLEGWRGVLDNNSAPLTLAAVDGILDQGGTVLRTSRTNVRKIEGGIEKCVATLKANKIDALIAIGGDDTQSVTNALIQAGVPGVGVPKTIDNDLYGTDACFGFDTAVSIATEAVDRLHTTAEAHNRVIVCEVMGRDAGWIALTAGVAGGAHVVLVPEKPIDLDHVCGLLKYNHDHGKKYGIVVVAEGAKLPGGGQATQGSKVDSFGHARLSGVGQALAEMIEGKTGYETRSVNLGHTQRGGTPTAYDRMLATRYGLAAIDLVHQGNFGRLVVLRGTEIKDIPIAEAISKNRTVTDNFLEILDGLEPKV, from the coding sequence ATGCGAGTTGGTTTGCTTACGGGTGGCGGTGACTGTCCCGGATTGAATGCTGTGATTCATGCGGTGGTGAAGAAGGGAATTCTTCACTATGGCGATGAGTTTGTCGGGTTTCTGGAGGGCTGGCGTGGAGTGCTGGACAATAATTCGGCGCCGCTGACGCTGGCGGCGGTCGACGGGATTCTCGACCAGGGCGGCACGGTGTTGCGTACATCGCGCACGAACGTTCGCAAGATTGAAGGCGGCATTGAAAAATGTGTGGCCACGCTGAAGGCCAACAAAATTGACGCGCTGATTGCGATTGGCGGCGACGATACGCAGTCGGTGACGAATGCACTCATTCAGGCGGGCGTGCCGGGCGTGGGTGTTCCGAAGACGATTGATAACGACCTTTACGGAACTGATGCGTGCTTTGGGTTCGACACGGCGGTTTCGATTGCGACTGAGGCGGTCGACCGGCTGCACACGACGGCTGAGGCCCATAACCGCGTGATCGTTTGCGAGGTGATGGGACGCGATGCGGGCTGGATCGCTTTAACAGCTGGCGTAGCGGGCGGCGCTCATGTAGTGCTGGTCCCGGAAAAGCCGATTGACCTCGACCATGTCTGCGGGCTGCTCAAGTACAACCATGACCATGGCAAGAAGTATGGGATTGTCGTCGTGGCGGAGGGTGCAAAGCTGCCGGGCGGTGGACAGGCGACACAGGGCAGCAAGGTCGACTCGTTTGGCCACGCGCGGCTGAGCGGAGTGGGGCAGGCGCTGGCGGAGATGATTGAAGGGAAGACTGGATATGAGACGCGGTCAGTGAACCTGGGGCATACGCAGAGAGGTGGCACTCCGACGGCCTATGACCGGATGCTGGCGACGCGGTATGGGCTGGCGGCGATTGACCTGGTCCACCAAGGGAATTTTGGGCGGCTGGTTGTTCTGCGGGGAACCGAGATCAAGGATATTCCGATTGCCGAGGCGATCTCGAAGAACCGGACAGTGACGGACAATTTTCTTGAGATTCTGGATGGGCTGGAGCCTAAGGTTTAG